Within the Bradyrhizobium ottawaense genome, the region CAGCAGCTTGCCGATATTCACCTCGGCCAGCAGGCCGTAGATCACCAGCGCCACGCTGGTCGGCAGCAGCATCGATAGCGTGCCGGAAATCGCGACCACGCCGGCCGCCATTTTCGGCTCGTAACCCTGTTTGAGCATCGCCGGCAGGCTGGTCGAGGAAAGCGTGGCTGCGGAAGCGGTGCTGGAGCCGCAGATCGCGCCGAATCCGGCGCCGGCCAGTGCGGTCGCCATGCCGAGGCCGCCGGGCACGCGCCCGATCCAGGCCGCGGCGGCGCGAAACAGATCGTCGGCGACGCCGCTGACCAGCACCATTTCCGCCATCAGCAGGAACATCGGGATCGTCAGCAGTTCATAGGATCCGACCACCGAGAGCGGCGACGTCTGAATAATCCCCGACACCATGTCGGGACCGCCGATGAGGCAGAGGCCGGCGCCGCCCGCTATTGCCATGGCGAAGCCGACCGGAGTTCCGATGGTGAGAAGGACGAAGAGGCTGAGGATGACGAAAAAGACGATCATTCGAAGGATCCGCTCTGAATGGCTTGGGCCGATCCGGCGATCGGGGGAAGCGGGATCACTTCGCGTCCGGTCGCCAGCGTGTAGACGTGACAGACCGTCGACAGGATGAGACGCAGCGTAATCATTCCCGCGCCGAGCGGCACGAACGCCGCCGAGGCCCATGCCGGCCACGCGAATGCGCCGGCCAGAATATCGTTGTCGATGTAGTTCTGCCACGCCCGGGCCGCGCCGGCCTGCGTCATCCACGCGAACAGCACCGCAGACAGCAGGCAGATCACCACTTCGCAGGCGCGCCTTGCCGGCGGATTGAGATAATGATGCAGCAGGTCGACGCTGATATGGCCATTGACGGCGAAGGTTCGCGACAGCGCCAGAAAGAACAGTCCGACGATGACGTAGAGCGAGATGAAATCGAACGACCATCCCCAGGGACGATTGAACAGATACCGCAGCGCGACGTCGGTGGCGACGATCGACATGATCATGAACAGCGCGACCGCCGCCAGGAACGAGGCGGCACGTTCCACGGCGGTCAGCGCGCGATCGAGGCGTTTGAGGATCATTGCGGCCGTCTCCTCATCAGGCGCAGCGGCGTATAGATCAGGACGGTGTCGCCGCGCTGGGTCAGGACGCGGCTGGTGCAGCGAACCAGGCCCCGATGTCCTTTGGAGGCTGCGCGAAGTTCGGACACCTCGCATTCGATGTGAATGGTATCGCCGACCAAGGTCGGCCCCTTCACGTCGAGATCGGCGTGCAGGAAGGCGAGTCCGGTGCCCTGCATGAACGGCGTCAGCAGGCCCTCGGCGAATGAATAGACCAGCGCCGCCGGCACCACGCGCTCCCTGATCGCCATGTCGTCGCGATCGGCGTCATTGGTGAACAGCTCTTCGGTGAGCCATGTCAGGTTGACGAAGGCCGACAGGTCCGCGGCGGTGATGGTTCGGCCGGCGGTGTGAAACCAGGATCCAACGGCAAGATCGTCGAAGTAGAGGCCGCGTCCGAGCAGGGTTCCTTTTTTCGTCACGGCGCGATCTCCTCTGGCGCCATGCGCGGTTCCGAGGTGATCCCGGCCGCCACAAGCGCGTCGATGGCTTCGGTTGCATAGCCCGCAGCGCGCAGGATGTCGCGGCTGTGCTCGCCGAGCCGCGGCGCCGGGCCGCCGATGTCGGCCGGCGATTTCGAAAACATTGTCGGCACGCCCGGCATTCGCAGCGGGCCCTCGGTGGGATGCTGTTGCATCTGGAAGAAGCCCTTGGCCTGCAGATGCGGATCGTCGACGAGTTGCTCGATGGTGCGCAGCGGCTCGACCGGAATATCGATGGCGGACAGCAGCTCGACCCATTCCGCCGTGGTCCGCTGCGTCATGTAGGTCGTCACCATCGCGTAGATTTCGTCGATATGCCTGGAGCGGCTGGTGATGGTGGCGAAGCGGGGATCGCCGGTGAAAACCTCGGGTTCGCCGATCGCCGTGAAGAAGCGGCGCCACTGCCTGTCGCTGTAGACCAGCGCGCAGACGTAGCCGTCCTTGGTGGGATAGGGCCGGCGGTCATGCGACAGCAAGCGGCCATAGCCCATGTCGCCCAGCGCCGGCTCGAACAAGCCTCCGCCCATGTGATCGCCGAGCACGAGTTGCGCCATGGTCTCGAACATCGGGATATCGATGCGCTGGCCTTCGCCGTGGCGCTCGCGATGCCACAGCGCGGCGGTGATGGCGCCGACCGCCCAGATGCCGACCACGCGATCGGCGATCGCCAGCGGCGCGTAGCGCGGCGCGGGATTGCCGGCCCGCTGCACCAGGCTCGGGATTCCGGTGCCGCCCTGCATCAAATCGTCATAGGCCGGTCGCGCGGCATAGGGGCCATCCTGGCCGTAGCCGAACAGCCCGGCATAGATGATCTTCGGGTTGGCGGCCGCGACGTCGGCATAGCCGAGCATCAGGCGTTCCATCACCTGCGGCCGGAGGTTGTAGACCAGCACGTCCGCGGTCTCGATCACCTTCAGCAGCGCCTCACGGCCCTGCTTCTGCTTGAGATCGAGCACGATGCTTCGCTTGCCGCGATTGGCCTGCAGAAATATCGAACCCATGCCGGGGTTGCGGAACGGTCCGATGCCGCGGACCGAATCGCCTTCGGGAGATTCGATCTTGACCACATCGGCGCCCATATCGCCGAGAATCTGCGTGGTGTAGGGCCCCATCAGAACGGTGGTCAGATCGAGGATTTTCAGACCGGTGAGGGGGCCTGTCATTTGCCAAGCCCTCTCAGCCTGCAGCTGCGATGCGAGAACCGCGGCAACGATCGGGAAGTCGGTTCACTTGAGCGCGCTCTCGAACGCGGCGAGAACTTCCGATCCGGGTTTGCCGCGGCCGTCGAGTTCCTTGGCCCACTCCTTGCTGACGTCGACCATCTGGGCCTGGATGCGCGCCTTGTCGGCGGGGCTGAAATCGACTTCCAGCACGCCGCGGGCCTTGAGCTTTTCCTGGTCCTGCAGCTCGTTGCGCTGGGATATTTCGCAGCCGCGCTCGGTGGTCTCGCGGCCGACCCGCTGCATCGCCTCCTGGACATCGGGCGGCAGGGTCTTCCAGCGCTTCTCCGAAATCACATAGGTGACGACGAAGCTGCCGAAATTGGCGCCGACCGAAGCCGACTTGATCAGGTCCTGCACGTCGTAGGAAAAGATGCTCGAATAGGGAAACAGCATGCCGTCGATGGTGCCGCGCGACAGCGACTGATAGACGTCGGGAGAGGCGATCTGCAGCGACACGGCGCCGAGTTTCTGAACGGCAAGCTCCTTGGCCTTGCCGGAGGTGCGGATCTTCAGGCCCTTGAGCGCGTCGATGCCGGGAAACGTCGCGCTACGCAGAAAGATCTGGTAGGGCGGCAGCACGATCGTGAACAGCAACCTGACGCCGGCCGGTTCCAGTTCCCGCTTGGCGATGATGCCGTCGGTCGCCAGCTTGTAGAAGGCCGCCGTGCCTTCGCACGATGTGGAAAAGCGCAAGGGAAGTTCGGCGACGACCGAGAGCGGGAGCTTGTCGGTCACGAACGACGGCGCGACGTAACCGATGTCGACGACGCCGGTCTGCGTCAGCGAGAGCAGGTCCTTGGCTTTTCCGAGCTGCTCGGACGGATAGTATTGAAACGCGATTTTATTGCCGGTCTCCTTGGCGACGCGGTCCATGTACCATTTCGTGACCTGCTCGCTGATGTAATGTCCGCCGGGAAATGAATCCGCCACGCGAAGGGTGAGCGGATCGGCAGCATGGGACGGTGCGATCGAACCGATTGCGAGCGGCGCGACCCAGAGCGCGGCAACGATGCCTGACAGTTTCCTCATTAACGTTCTCCCGTTTTCTTATTGCTTGGTTGCCCGGAAATTCAGCCGGCATCGGCGATCGAGCGGCAGGCGCGCTGCAACTGACCGGCCCTGGCGGCGATCTCGTCCTTCATGCGGTAGCGCGGCCCTGCCAGCGCGACCGCAAAATGTTCGTCGTTGATCTTCATGGCGACGGCGACGCCCATCACGTCCGCGACGCTCTCGCCATCATTGAGGCAATAGCCGCGCTTCAGCGACTTGGCGATGTCGGTCGCGTAGGCGGCGGCCGATGGCAGCGTCTGCTTGGTGTATTTGGTGAATTTCAGCCTCGAGATGACGGCTTTGCGCTCCGCCTCGGGAAGCTGGCCGAGCAGGGCCTTGCCCATCGAATTGGCGTGCAGGTCGCGGATTTCGCCGACCTCGGCCGAATAGCGGATCCGGTGCGACGACTCGAATATTTCCATGTACACGACCTTGTCGCCGCTGCGCTTTGCCAGCACGACGGTTTCGCCGGTCGTGTCGCGCAGTTCCGACAGCGCATGGGAAACGCGCGTGCCGATCGGGTCGTGCTGCGCGATCGTGGTGACGAGCTGCAGCATCCGCTTGGTCGGATACAACCCGCGGCGCGATCCCAGCGAATAGAGGAATCCGCGGGCTTCGAAGGTGCGAACCAGGTTGAAACAGGTCGAGACCGGCATCTTCATCTGGCGGGCGAGGTCGGACAGCGTGATCGGCGCCTGGATGCGCGCAAACGTCTCGAAAAGGTCAAAGGTGCGCGACGCCGATTTCATCTGTTTTCACTATTGTGAAAGATCATTCATCAGTTGGAATAAGGTAAAGCGCGTGCGCCGTGGAGAGTCAAGGAGGGTTTCCGCAATGCCGGATGCGCGCCGCCGCGACGCGATCCTGCAACCGTTAGCGGCGCCGGGTACCGCCGCCTCGAGCTTATTTCGTGGTCAGCGCAATGGCTTTGGTCGCGGCGAACCCGTCGATGTCGGAGTCGGAAAATCCCCATTCCAGCAGCGCCTCGCGGGTGCCGGCGCCGGGTGTTTCCGGAGGCCGCGGCAAAGCGGGCTTGGTCCTTCCGAACCGCGGCGCGGGCGCGGGCTGGACCACGCCGTCGATGTCGACGAAGGTCTGACGCAGCTTGTTGTGGGGATGATGCGGCGCCTCGGCCATGGTCAGCACCGGGGCAAAACAGGCGTCGCTGCCCTCGAGCGTTGCGCACCACTGATCCCGGGTGCGGGTCTTGAACGCCGCTGCAATCCGCGCCCGCAGTTCCGGTCCGTCATTGCCGGGCTCGATGCCGAGCAGGCGGAACAGATCTGCCCGGAACTTCATCTCGATCGCGGCAACCGACACGTAGAGGCCGTCGGCGCAGGGATACACCCCGTAGATCGCGGATCCGCCATCGAGAATGTTGGTGCCGCGGTCCAGGCTGTACAAGCCCGCGGCGTGCATGCCGAAGAACATCGTCATCAGCGATGATGCGCCATCGGTCATGGCGGCATCGACGACCTGTCCCTGGCCGGAATGCCTGGCTTCCAGCAACGCGCACGCCATGCCGAAAGCGAGGTAGAGTGCGCCGCCGCCGAAGTCGCCGACCAGGTTGAGCGGCGCAACCGGCGCTTCGCCGGCGTTCCCGATCGCCGACAGCGCGCCGGTCAGCGCGATATAGTTGAGGTCGTGCCCGGCGGCCTGCGCCAGCGGCCCTTCCTGGCCCCAGCCCGTCATCCGGCCGTACACCAGCCGCGGGTTACGCGCGAGCGCCACCTCCGGTCCCAATCCCAACCGCTCCATGGTGCCGGGGCGAAAGCCTTCGATCGAAGCGTCCGCACGTGCCACCAGTTGCAAGGCGAGATCGATGCCGGACGGCTGCTTGAGATCGATGGCGATCGAGCGCCGTCCGCGCATCAAGAGGTCGAACCGGGCTGGCTTGTGGACCCCGAGATCGCTCGGTGCGGTTCGATCGAGACGCACCACCGTCGCCCCCATGTCGGCCAGCAGCATCGCGGCCATCGGCCCCGGACCGATGCCTGCGAACTCGACCACGCGTATTCCCGCCAGCGGTCCCATTGTCTTAACTCCCAAACGTTATCCGCGGTTAGCGGTTGTTCCTGAAATCAGGCTTGCGCTTGGCGTGAAAGGCGTTGACGCCTTCGGCGAATTCCTTGCTGCCGAAGGCCACGGCCTGGGCCATCGCTTCGGTGGCAAAGAAATCGTTGATCGGCCCGTAGGCATTGTTGAGCAGCATCTTGGTCAGGCCGAAGGAGGTCGCGGGCCCGGCGGCCAACTCGCTCGCGAGCTGCATGGCGTCAGCGAGAAGTGCTGCGGCGGGAACCACGCGTTTGGCAATGCCAATCGCGACGGCCTCGGCAGCCTCGATGCGGCGATTGGTCAGCAGAATATCCTTGGCGCGGGCGCTGCCGATGCTGCGCGGCAGTGTCAGCGCGAGCCCGAGATCCGGAACCGCGCCGAGGCCCGGAAAGGCCGCGCGAAAGTAGGCGTTGTCCGCGACGATTGCGATGTCGCACAATAGCGCGAGCGAAAAGCCGGCTCCCGCTGCTGCGCCGTTGACCGCTGCCACGACGGGCTTTTCGCCGGTCAGAATGCGTTGCGACCATGCGTAGGTCTGATACATGCGGGCCCGCACCGACGGCGCACCGCGATCGTTCATGTTGTTGATGTCGCCGCCGGCGCAGAAGGCTTCTTCGGAGCCGGTGATCACCAGGCAGCGCACGGCGCTGTCGTCCATCAGGGTGGGGATCGCCGCTTCGAGACCCGCCTTGATGTCGGGACCGAGGGCGTTGCGGCTGCGCGGCCGGTTGAGGCGCACCAAAGCGACGTCGTCATGACGTTCGACAGTGACCGCGTCTGTCTTGTTATCCTGAGCTGCCATCTCTTCCTCCCGCCGGGTGCAAGTTTCCGGATTGTTGTGAATTTCGACCTCGTCGAGCACGATTAGAACGAAACCGCGAAAAATGAAACTCAATTTCGCATATTGAGTCCGGCCGTCGGCATGTATACGATGACCGCCAAATAATCGGCAATATCGGGGAAACGATGAACCTGACGATGGGCCTTCGAAAGGCAATCGCATTCGGCGGTGACGCCGAGGCGCTGGTATGCGGCGATGTGCGTCTCGACCATCGCACCTTTGTCGATCGGGTTGCGCGCCTTGCCGCGGCCTTGCGCGGACTCGGGATGGGCGATGGCGACCGGGTGGCGATGCTGGCGGCCAACGGCCAGCATTATATCGAGTATTATTTTGGCGTGTTGTGGGGCGGCGGCGTGATCGTCCCGATCAACTCGCGGTTTGCGCTTCCGGAAATGATCGAGCAGATCCGTGACGCCGGTCCCACGGTTCTGATCGTGGACGCGAATTTTGCCGAGACCGGCGCGCAACTGGCCGAAGCCGCGCTGTCGGTCAAGGCGTTGCTGTATGCGGGTGCCGGCAAGGCGCCCGGGAACGCATTGGATTACGAAGCCGTGCTCGCGGGCGCGCGTCCGTGCGAGGATGCGCTCAGGGGCGGCGATGACCTTGCGTGTATTTTCTACACCGGGGGGACCACCGGCCGTTCGAAAGGCGTGATGCTCAGCCATCGCAACCTGTGGGCCAATGTCGCGGTGACGGCCGGGCGCCTCGGTTTGGACGAGAGCATTGTCAGCCTGCACGCCGGGCCGTTGTTTCATCTCGCCGCCGGTGCGCGGGTGTTCACGACCGCCATGCTTGGCGGCAAGCATGTTGTGATACCGCGCTTCACGCCGGCTGACGTGCTCAATGCCATCGCGCGCGACAAGGTCACCGTGGCGACCTTCGTGCCGACCATGCTGTCGAGGCTGCTCGAACTTCCTGATCTTGCTTCCTACGACCTGTCGAGCCTGCGAATGATCACTTACGGCGCCTCGCCGATGCCGGAAGCGTTGCTGATCGAATGCATGAAGCGCTTTCCCGCCGTCCGGTTTGCGCAGTCCTACGGCATGACCGAACTGTCACCGGTTGCGACAATGCTCGGGCCGGACGACCACCTGCCCGATGCGCCGAAACGACATCTTCGATCGGCCGGGCGTCCGATCTGGTCGGCCGAGGTGAAGGTCGTCGATGAAAAGGATTGCGAACTGCCGTTCGGGAAGGTCGGCGAGATCGTTGTGCGTGGCCCGATGGTGATGCAGGGTTACTGGAACAAGCCCGAACTCACCGCGGAAACCTTGCGGGGCGGCTGGATGCACACCGGGGACTCCGGATATTTCGAACCGGATGGCTACCTCTATATCGCCGACCGGATCAAGGACATGATCATATCTGGCGGCGAGAACGTCTATTCGACCGAGGTTGAGAATGCGATCTGTTCGCATCCCGACGTGCTGCAATGTGCCGTGATCGGGATTCCCGATGCCCGCTGGGGCGAAGCCGTCCACGCCGTGGTGGTTCGGCGGCCGGCGGCCGCGCTGACCGGCGCGGATATCATCGCTCACTGTCGCGGACTGATTGCCGGCTACAAATGTCCGCGCAGCGTGGATGTCCGGGATGAGGCGCTGCCGCTGTCGAGCGTCAACAAGATCAACAAGGTCGAACTGCGCGAGCCGTTCTGGAGCGCGCATGCACGGCAGGTCAATTGACCGATGCGCAACCGGTCATCACCGTGCCTGCCACAGGACGTAGCCGACAGGGGAGGCAAATGAAGTTGAAATTCATGATACCGGTACTGACCGGGATATTTGCGATCGCAGTGTTGTTTTCAGCAGATGCCGCGGAAAAAAATACAGCGTTGGCGCGTCCGACACGGAAATCAAGATCGGTCATACGACCGCCTACAGTGGTCCGGTATCCGCATTCGGAGCAGGCGGACGTACCCTGGTGGCCTATTTCAAGATGGTCAACGAGGCGGGTGGAATCAACGGTCGCCGCGTCAACGTCATTTCCCTGGACGACGCATACAGCCCGCCAAAGACGGTAGAGCAAACGCGGAAGCTGGTTGAAGATCAGGAGGTGCTGCTGATCTACGGCGTATCCGGAACGCCGACCAATTCCGCCACTCAGAGATACCTCAACGGCAAGGGCGTACCGCAAATTCTCATTGCTACGGGGGCGTCGAAATTCAACAACCCCAAAGACTTTCCGTGGACGATGCCATTCTGGCCTTCCAATGGCCTCGAGCAGAAAATCTATGTCGATTATATTCTCAAGATAAAGCCGGAAGCGAAGATTGCGGTTCTTTATGCAAACGACGATTACGGAAAAGACCATCTCGACGGCATCAAGGCTGCGCTGGGCGCGAACCCGGGCTCCAAAGCTTCGATTGTCGCCGAACTGAGCTACGAAACGTCGGATCCGACGATCGATTCCCAAATTGTAAATCTCAAGGCGTCAGGCGCCGATGTGTTCATCTGCGCCAGCACGGGGAAATTTGCAGCCCAGGCCATCCGCAAGGCGCACGAGATCGGGTGGTCGCCCCTGAAGTTTTTGACCAATGCTTCAAGCTCGGTCAGCGCCGTACTCAAGCCCGCGGGCCTTGAGAATTCGGTGGGTGTCATGACCGCGGCCTTTCTCAAGGCGCCCAACGATCCGGTCTGGGCGAACGACAAAGACGTCAAGGACTACGTCGAGTTCATGAAGAAGTGGAATTCGCAAGACAACCCGAACGACTTCTATGCAACGGTTGCTTACGTCAACGCGGCGATGCTGCGCCACGTGCTTGAGAGCAGCGGCGACGACCTGACGCGGGACAATGTTATGAAACAGGTAGCGAATATCCATGATGTTCGTCTGCCGTTGCACCTGCCGCACGTGGTGCTGAAAACAACTCCGCAGGATTTTAACGCGTTCAGATCGCTCCAGTTGCAGCGATTCGACGGCGAAAAATGGACTGATGTCGATTAGGCATGGCCGGGCAGAGCCTGTCCTTGGGTGAGCCTCAAGGAGTACCGTTCTCTAGATATTGGAGCCTCCGAGCGAAGCGCTTATCTTCTTCGCCGCGGCGGCTATCGCCGGGCCGTATTCGTGATCGAGCTGATCCTGCGACACCTGATACGCCGGCCCGCCGACGCTCAGCGCATAGATGCTTCCAGCGTTAGGTGTGATGATCGGAGCTCCTACGGCATTAATGTCTTTGCGCCATTCCCCGGCGGACGTGCAGAATCCGCGTTCCGCAACATCACGGATCGACTCCTCGACGGATCGCGTGATCAGCGGCCAGTCATCGCCGTGCTGCTTGCGGATGGCGTCGAGAATGCTTTTTCGTTCGCTGTCAGGGGCCACGGCGAGATAAGCCTTACCGACCGCAGTGACGGCAATCGGAATCCGCGAACCCGGCGCCAGCCGAAGGCCGACCAGGCCGTGGCCTTCGCAGGTTTCGACGTTAAGCATCATCAGCCTGTCGCGCGTGCCGAGCGCGATATGCAGGTTATGGGTGTCGGCAAGATTCTCCATGATCGGTCGGGCCACGCGCCGGACATCGAGGTTGGCGAGCGCCGCATAACTCAGCGACAACGTGCGGCCGCCCAATTCATAAGTCCCGAGCCGGTTGTCGTAGGCGAGATAGCCCAGTTGGGTGAGCGTGTGCGTAATACGCGAGATCGTCGGTTTCGGCAGTTCCGTCCGTTTCGCGAGATCGAGGTTGCCGAGCGCGCGGTCGCCCGCTCTGAAGGCGCTGAGGACTTCAAGTCCGCGCGCCAGCGCGGTGACAAACAGCCGGCCGCCGGCGTCGTCCGCAACCTCGTCCTTTGCGGCGGCCCGCGGTCTGCGGGCAGCGCGTTGTAGCAGCATGCGCGCGCTTTTCTTTTTCGCTCGCTCTTCAGATGCAGCGGAGGGCGCCTGACCGGGCGGTTTGCCGCTCCTGTTCTTTGTGGTCAGGTTGCGCGCTCCTGAACTGGATTTGCGCGGCGGCTTGTCGACCTTCATAGCTCTCAACCTCTTGCTCGGTGCCGGAACGCCTCTGGAATGTTCGCGGGTCACAATGCCAAGGGACTTATCAGTTTCCTGCCGGTTTGTCGCTGCGTCGTGCTCTAAATCAGATTTGCGAAATGATATTTCGCATATTGTCTTGTTGGCGGCGCCGTGGCAACTTCAACGGCAGTTTTGATCCCTCCAAAATTCAAGGAAGCGCCCGCAGATGCCGATCGATCCCAAAACCCTGCTGCAATGGCCCTTCGCCGATCTCGAGCATACCTATACCGAGCGCGACACCATGCTCTATGCCCTCGGGCTCGGCTGCGGCGCGGATCCGATGGACGAAAGCCAGCTTCAGTTCGTCTATGAGGGCCGGCTGCGGGCGCTGCCGTCGATGGCCGTGGTGCTGGGGTATCCCGGATTCTGGATCAGCGATCCGGGCACCGGCGTCGACTGGAAGAAGGTACTGCACGGCGAACAGGGCATCACGATTTTCAAGCCGTTGCCGACGGCGGGAACTGTGATCGGTCGCACGCGGGTGACCGGCGTGTTCGACAAGGGCAAGGATAAAGGTGCGGTACTCGTCTCGGAGCGTGACGTCATCGACAAGGCGAGTGGAGATTTGCTTTGCCGCCTGACGTCGACGACCATGATGCGCGGCGATGGCGGCTTCGGCGGCCCCTCCGGTCCGCTCCCGGCGCCGCACGCACTGCCCGATCGGGCGCCGGATAAAACCGCCAGCATTGCAACGCTGCCGCAGGCCGCGCTGATCTACCGGTTATCCGGCGACTACAATCCGCTTCATGCCGATCCCGCGGTGGCGCGGAGCGGCGGGTTCGACAAGCCCATCCTGCATGGTCTGTGTACGTTCGGCGTGGTCTGCCGCGCGTTGCTGGATATGGTCTGCGGCAGCGATCCCTCCGGGTTGCGCGCGATGCAGGTCCGGTTCAGCTCGCCGGTCTACCCGGGTGAGACCATCGTGACCGAGCTGTGGAAGGAGCCAGGCGGCATCGTCTCGTTCCGCGCCAAGGTGAAGGAGCGTGACCTCGTGGTCATCAACAACGGCCGGGCCGAAGTGGCGGCGTGAGCCGCCACTTCAATCATTGCCCAAGGCCGCTCAAATCCGGCGGTTGGATTTTTCCCAATACGGATCCCGCAGGCGCCGCTTGAAGATCTTCCCGGAATCCTCGCGCGGCAGGCCTGCCTGCAGCGCGATGTGCCGGGGTATCTTGTAGTCGGCCAGCGTCGCCTTCAGTTGCGCGCGAATGGTGTCGGGATCGATGGCGATGCCGGGCTGGGGTTCGATCACGGCCATCAGGGCTTCGCCGAATTCGTCGTCCGGGATGCCGAAAACCGCGCAATCATGCACGCCGGGCAGGGCGTGCAGCGCCGCTTCGATCTCGGCCGGGTAAATATTGACGCCGCCCGAGATCACCATGTCGCGCTTACGGTCGGAAATGAAGACATGGCCGTCGTCGTCGATGTAGCCGACGTCGCCGCTGGTGATGAAACCGTCGCGCTCGATCTCGATCCGCTTCTCCGGCTTGTTGTGATAGCTGAAATCCGGGCTGCCTGTGGAGCGCGAATAGATCTCGCCGATGGTTCCGCGCGGCAGAACGTTGCCGGCATCATCGAGAATCCGCAGCAGGGCACCGTCCAGGATC harbors:
- a CDS encoding MaoC/PaaZ C-terminal domain-containing protein translates to MPIDPKTLLQWPFADLEHTYTERDTMLYALGLGCGADPMDESQLQFVYEGRLRALPSMAVVLGYPGFWISDPGTGVDWKKVLHGEQGITIFKPLPTAGTVIGRTRVTGVFDKGKDKGAVLVSERDVIDKASGDLLCRLTSTTMMRGDGGFGGPSGPLPAPHALPDRAPDKTASIATLPQAALIYRLSGDYNPLHADPAVARSGGFDKPILHGLCTFGVVCRALLDMVCGSDPSGLRAMQVRFSSPVYPGETIVTELWKEPGGIVSFRAKVKERDLVVINNGRAEVAA
- a CDS encoding IclR family transcriptional regulator; this encodes MLLQRAARRPRAAAKDEVADDAGGRLFVTALARGLEVLSAFRAGDRALGNLDLAKRTELPKPTISRITHTLTQLGYLAYDNRLGTYELGGRTLSLSYAALANLDVRRVARPIMENLADTHNLHIALGTRDRLMMLNVETCEGHGLVGLRLAPGSRIPIAVTAVGKAYLAVAPDSERKSILDAIRKQHGDDWPLITRSVEESIRDVAERGFCTSAGEWRKDINAVGAPIITPNAGSIYALSVGGPAYQVSQDQLDHEYGPAIAAAAKKISASLGGSNI